From one Triticum urartu cultivar G1812 chromosome 3, Tu2.1, whole genome shotgun sequence genomic stretch:
- the LOC125548783 gene encoding transcription factor LAX PANICLE 1-like, with amino-acid sequence MDPYHYENIHDPHGCSFPIHPQPPLLLHHYPAAALAESRVSRGGAGRRRPGAKLSTDPQSVAARERRHRISDRFRVLRSLVPGGSKMDTVSMLEQAIHYVKFLKAQVSLHQAALMQHEEGCGGVVHGEFAGAAGEVTAMELPAAQALQEVMSRYYAAAHQVEELDLCAGQMSSSSHDLPPLPSCILDEESAAACYSGCSLQAEEIAHAHGSY; translated from the coding sequence ATGGATCCATATCACTACGAAAACATCCATGACCCACACGGCTGCAGCTTCCCCATCCACCCGCAGCCGCCTCTCCTCCTCCACCACTACCCGGCCGCCGCGCTCGCGGAGAGCCGGGTCAGCAGGGGCGGTGCCGGACGGCGCCGCCCCGGCGCGAAGCTCTCGACTGACCCCCAGAGCGTTGCGGCGCGGGAGCGCCGGCACCGGATCAGCGACCGCTTCCGCGTGCTCCGCAGCCTCGTGCCCGGCGGCAGCAAGATGGACACCGTCTCCATGCTGGAGCAGGCCATCCACTACGTCAAGTTCCTCAAGGCGCAGGTCAGCCTGCACCAGGCCGCGCTCATGCAGCACGAGGAGGGCTGCGGCGGCGTCGTCCATGGCGAGTTCGCCGGCGCCGCTGGCGAGGTGACGGCGATGGAGCTTCCGGCAGCGCAGGCGCTGCAGGAGGTGATGAGCCGCTACTACGCTGCAGCTCATCAGGTGGAAGAGCTTGATCTATGCGCGGGGCAGATGAGCAGTAGTTCTCACGATCTGCCTCCGCTGCCTTCCTGCATCTTGGATGAGGAGTCTGCGGCCGCGTGCTACTCCGGGTGCAGCCTCCAAGCCGAGGAGATCGCTCACGCTCACGGATCTTATTAG